The genomic segment GGATTCCTGGCATATCTGCAGCCACCCACGCAAATAAGTCAGCGTTGGCTCTTAGTATCTTCGTCAGATCATGCTCATCATGTAGCGCCAAGCTTCCACCGATGGTCGTGGTTTTGGACGTATCCGCTCCTAGTTGGAATGTTTTGACATCTCCTTGTGGATGGAGACGTTCATCTATATTGGTTCTGGGGTCCAAGTCGATCGTCGCTGTTTTGGCTCCTCTTGCCCTCCTAGGTGGCATGAAAGGGGTGACCTTTAAACCGGCGACATAGCACTGTCGAGCCGTTCGCTGATCAGCCCTTACGGTACAGATGGTCCCTCGTTCTGTGGGGAATTTCATGGCCAGATGAGGGGTGGACACAATGGCTCTGAAAGCGTTTAAGCAAGGTCGTCCTAGCAAAGCATTATACGAGGTATTTGCCTCTACCAGTAAGAACCTGACTCTGAGCTCTGGTGCCTCCCTGCCTGTTCCGAGTCGAGTCCGTAAGTTGAGGTATCCCCGAGTGTCGACTCTTTCCCCTGCGAAGCCTAAAATATGCTCGTTGAAAGGGGCTATCAGGTCTTCGGACAAGTCCATTTTCTTGAAGGTGGTCCAGTACAAGATATTGACCGAACTGCCTTGATCGACGAGCACTTTGTTGACATCGTAACAGGATATTTCGGTCGTGATGACCATGGGATCATCGTGATCAGGGTCGGGAGCGTGGAAATCTGCTTCAGTAAAAGTGATGTTGGGTATGGATCGAGGTTGTCGATCTACCATGTGCACCGTCTTTAAATGTCTCAAATGTCGTTTTCGGGCGGAGGCTGACGCTCCTCCCCCTGCGAAGCCACTGGATATGGTGTCGATTCGCCCTCGGACCGACCTCTCTCTTTCCGAGTGTCGAGGTTGGCTTCGGGATCTCCGTCTTCGCCGGTCGTCCTTGGGAGGTGATCGTTCGGGGCTTCGCCGGGAGCTTTCCTTCCGGTTGAGAGTTGTTACTCTGGTGGATGTCCTCTCCTTTACGTAATTTTGGAGGTAGCCCACGTGGATGAGTCTTTCCAACTCATCTTTCACCATGTTACATTCTTCTGTATCATGACCATGGTTCATATGAAGTCGACACGCTTTACTACCATCAGCGTTCTTTGGAGTGGCCTTTCGCCGAACGGTAAGAAGTTCAGCGTGCAATGCCTCTTCGAGCACCTTTGTCCTGGGTGCGTTGAGGGATGTATTGCGATCATATTTAGGTGTCCACCCCGACTCTTTTCGAGGTGGTCGATCTGTTTTATAGTCGTTGGACGACCGTTTCGTGTCTTTCTTGGTACTATTGTTAGGACTGTCATGCTGTTGTTTCTTTCTAGAGTTTCTGAGGTCTTCAATGCGGATGAATTTCGCGATTGTTGCCTGGAGTTCTTCCATAGACTTTGGAGGATCTGCATACAACTGTTCCGCGAAATACCCCGACCTCAAACACGAGGGTAGATTGCTAATTATAAACGTGTGGTTCACGTCCTTCACGCATCTGGTTGTCTCGTTGTATCTTTGCATGAAAGCCTTTAGAGTTTCATCTTTCTCCTGCTTAGTGTTCACGAGCTCAGCAGGAGTCATCTGCGGTCTTCTATTGGTAGCATACTGTTTTCGAAAGAGGGCTTCTACTGTGGCGAAACAATCCACTGAATTTTGAGGAAGAGTGTGATACCACTCGAGTGCCTCATCCTTCAAAGACAACGAAAAAGCTCTGCAAATGACAGGGTCATTATCCGTGTAGAACGCCATAGCGTCTATAAAGTTGCGGAGATGATTGTCGGGGTCTGCTGAGCCGTCATATCTTTCTAACGCTGGAGGGGGTTTTTCCGGCATATGAGCTTGCATGATGGCTTCCGTAAATGGAAGCAGGTTGGTGAGGCGCATAGAGGTGGGCCCCTTCCTTCCTCCTCTGACAGGTTCGGACGGTCCTCCATGATGGCTTCCTTCATTATCGTCCTGTCGGTTGGAGGTCGATATTTCCGGCGGAGGACGCTGCGCCCTCAGCGCTGCAAGCTCTTCGGTTTGTTTGCGCTGAATTTCCTCCTGTTCTCGTATGGTTTGCGCCTGCGCCTCGATTTGTGTTTGCAGTTGCTTGATCAAATCTCGGGTGTTGTTGTCCTCCATAACTCTTGTGGTCTTCTTTGGGATATCAAACCTCGGCTCCACGGtgggtgccaaaatgtttcggtataATAGTTGAGACCGAGATATAAATCTGATGAGTCACGTCTTCTCCTCCCAGCAATGTAGTTATCTCCACGTCTTCTTCCAATGCAGAACTCTTTGGGGAAAATGGGGTGGGTActtgcaaaggcactccgacgctcaaggcAGAAAAAGGGAATGATAGAACCTTTTTAGTTCAAAAGTAGAAGAAAATCAATATTCTCCTCCTAAATCTCTCTcagaaaaacgtaccttttttccttctggtttttcatatttaacctAACAATAAGATAAATCGTTTACCTAAAAATCCGGTTGGTTAGAGAATCTGACTACTTGGAAAACACAACTGTTAGGTCGTGCTTGATACTGGGTTAATTGATTTCGTGATTTGCGACATTATGGCCAGATATTTCTAACCGTTTGTTCTTTAGTTTATTAGGATTAATATATCCATTTTGACTAAAATTGATCGAACGTCTTCTCTCTGACCTTTGACTGGATTGACGTGACCTCGTGAACTAATGTTAACCGTTTAGTTCAATCAACAGACGATCGCTAAAAGACGATCACTGAATGATTGATGTCAGAAGCGGCGATGACAAGCATATGATATGACGAATGATCGCTCTACCTAATGGGTGGACGATCGTTCAGGAATGGTCATAAGAAAACTCGCTATCGTGTGCTTTATTTATCCTTAGTGGTCATCTGGGTTGCCAGTCGATCGACTCAGATATCCTACCATACACATATTAAAGGATTAAGGTCCATGCATATTGTCgggatacaaacaaagtctcacatcggATAAAAGAAGTAttgaacatgagtttatatacacataaatacTTCCATTAGGTAAGAAGCCTTTTAGAGTGATACCAAAAACAAATCCGTGAGTGTTTGACCCAAAACGGataatatcttaccagtgtgcAGATATGTGTATATTGAAGTTCCCTAACACATGTATAGAGGTGATGGGCATgacttaattttcttattattctAAACTTACGTTGCTTTCCATTCCAAATACCtcaaaatatgataatatatgtaaagctttaaaaaataagttagacTTTTCGCAAAATTTAAGAATAGTTATTGTGTGAAATAAGTTACAGTAAAGTATTAACTTATGGAAGAGTCAACTAGTATGTCGCatcattcaaataattttcCATGGCTCTCTACGGTTTTGTTAATATGTTGTCAAATGGTGACCTATATTTCGAATAAATTCAGTTTCTTGTGATTTCAGATGTTACCTTcgttttactttctttttttttcctgaatTTGAATCTGCTGAATTAtccattatatattttgaagaaaaccttgtatgattaaaaaaaatgaacattgttaaaaaataagTGTTTGATGGGTACTTTAGCTCACTGGTAAGTTTATTTATCTTTAAGTAAGATCCGATCCtctttaatgaaataataaaaaaaaacaaaaacaaaaaagtcaAGGGGAGGATCATGAATGAGTTTACTTTAATCTTTCATCggatataagttaaaattttgaaaactttattaaaaacatagtttattgataagaaaactttttaaaacacttttaattttatatctaaacATACACCATTTGGATCAGTTTAAGTAGAgtgattaaaaattttaaaatcagttTAAATTAGCaaggaaattaaaatttctcatttgtatGAATTAATAACATACTAATCTTTATGTAAATtatgaaatgtaattaatttctaataataaaaatatattatagtatTTAAATTGGTGTAATAAACACATTACAACAAAAATTGATATTTAGTGGACGTTATTTGTAAAGGTTACAACAATACTCCACAAACTAACATGGTTACAATTGTATGAAAGCTAATAATAGTGaagattttaattcttttttaaagag from the Vigna angularis cultivar LongXiaoDou No.4 chromosome 3, ASM1680809v1, whole genome shotgun sequence genome contains:
- the LOC108324393 gene encoding uncharacterized protein LOC108324393, translating into MEDNNTRDLIKQLQTQIEAQAQTIREQEEIQRKQTEELAALRAQRPPPEISTSNRQDDNEGSHHGGPSEPVRGGRKGPTSMRLTNLLPFTEAIMQAHMPEKPPPALERYDGSADPDNHLRNFIDAMAFYTDNDPVICRAFSLSLKDEALEWYHTLPQNSVDCFATVEALFRKQYATNRRPQMTPAELVNTKQEKDETLKAFMQRYNETTRCVKDVNHTFIISNLPSCLRSGYFAEQLYADPPKSMEELQATIAKFIRIEDLRNSRKKQQHDSPNNSTKKDTKRSSNDYKTDRPPRKESGWTPKYDRNTSLNAPRTKVLEEALHAELLTVRRKATPKNADGSKACRLHMNHGHDTEECNMVKDELERLIHVGYLQNYVKERTSTRVTTLNRKESSRRSPERSPPKDDRRRRRSRSQPRHSERERSVRGRIDTISSGFAGGGASASARKRHLRHLKTVHMVDRQPRSIPNITFTEADFHAPDPDHDDPMVITTEISCYDVNKVLVDQGSSVNILYWTTFKKMDLSEDLIAPFNEHILGFAGERVDTRGYLNLRTRLGTGREAPELRVRFLLVEANTSYNALLGRPCLNAFRAIVSTPHLAMKFPTERGTICTVRADQRTARQCYVAGLKVTPFMPPRRARGAKTATIDLDPRTNIDERLHPQGDVKTFQLGADTSKTTTIGGSLALHDEHDLTKILRANADLFAWVAADMPGIHPGVMAHKLSIFREARSVAQKKRRFGEEKREAIQAEANKLMNA